A genomic segment from Malaclemys terrapin pileata isolate rMalTer1 chromosome 1, rMalTer1.hap1, whole genome shotgun sequence encodes:
- the LOC128848278 gene encoding olfactory receptor 52R1-like — protein sequence MSHSNATEFTNPSTFILLGIPGLETAHVWTSIPFFTMYAIAILGNFTILFIVKMEPSLHEPMYSFLCMLGVSDLVVSTSIVPKMLSIFWFNSREIDFSACLTQMYFIHCFSVMGSGILVAMALDRYVAICDPLRYSTILTKPVVVKIGLAVVLRGCIIVLPHPFLARRWPYCRTNIIPHSYCEHIAVVKLACTDTRISSYYGLFVAFLVMGLDVFSITVSYVQILKAIFSLPTKDARHKTFRTCGSHLCVILVSYIPPLFSFLTHRFGHNVPQHFHILIANVYILVPPMLNPIIYGVSTKQIRDRLLRLFTHKGTYSFLLLIWLSERALCRDHRGHGSGPSS from the coding sequence atgtcaCATTCCAACGCAACTGagttcaccaacccctccaccttcatcctgttGGGCATTCCTGGGCTGGAGACGGCCCATGTGTGgacctccatccccttcttcaccATGTACGCcatagccatcttggggaacttcaccatcctaTTCATTGTGAAGATGGAGCcgagcctccatgagcccatgtactctttcctctgcatgctgggcGTCAGTGACCTGGTTGTATCTACTTCCATTgtgcccaaaatgctgagcatcttctggttcaattccagggagatcgatttcagtgcctgcctcacccagatgtacttcattcactgcttctCAGTGATGGGGTCTGGGATCCTCGTGGCCATGGCTTTGgatcgctacgtggccatctgtGATCCCCTGAGATATTCCACCATCCTGACGAAGCCAGTGGTGGTCAAGATCGGCCTGGCCGTGGTGCTGCGTGGTTGCATAATTGTATTGCCCCATCCCTTCCTGGCGAGGAGATGGCCATATTGtagaaccaacatcatcccccactCATACTGTGAGCACATAGCCGTCGTGAAGCTGGCCTGCACCGACACCCGCATCAGTAGTTACTATGGACTCTTTGTGGCATTCTTGGTGATGGGTCTGGATGTGTTTTCTATCACTGTGTCCTATGTCCAGATCCTCAAggccatcttcagcctccccacaaaggatgcccgGCACAAGACTTTTCGGACTTGCGGCTCCCACCTCTGTGTCATTCTAGTATCTTACATCCCACCTCTCTTCTCCTTTCTCACGCACCGATTTGGCCACAATGTGCCCCAACATTTCCACATTCTCATTGCCAATGTGTACATTTTGGTGccccccatgctaaaccccatcatctatggggtgagcaccaaacagatccgggacaggctgctccGACTCTTTACTCATAAAGGGACCTATAGTTTTCTCCTGTTGATTTGGCTCTCTGAGCGAGCTCTGTGCAGAGATCACCGGGGACATGGTTCTGGGCCCTCGTCCTGA